Proteins from one Dama dama isolate Ldn47 chromosome 12, ASM3311817v1, whole genome shotgun sequence genomic window:
- the LOC133067299 gene encoding olfactory receptor 4K3: MAWNNQSVITEFILQGLSSSWELQIVYFLFFSVVYAATVLGNLLIVLTTVSEPRLHSPMYFLLGNLSFIDVSLASFATPKMIADFFREPKVISFEGCITQIFFLHLLGGAEIVLLIAMSFDRYVAICKPLRYLTIMNRRMCLGLVTLSWIVGIFHAMSQLAFTVNLPFCGPNEVDSFFCDLPLVIKLACVDTYILGVFMISTSGMIALVCFILLVISYSVILITVRQRSSGGSSKALSTCSAHFTVVTLFFGPCIFIYVWPFTNFPIDKVLSVFYTIFTPLLNPVIYTLRNKDVKDSMRKLSSRVFKSSKTDHTP; the protein is encoded by the coding sequence ATGGCCTGGAATAATCAGTCAGTCATAACTGAATTCATACTACAAGGTCTTTCCAGTTCTTGGGAACTCCAGATCGTCTATTTCCTGTTCTTCTCTGTAGTCTATGCAGCCACTGTGCTGGGGAACCTCCTCATTGTGCTCACCACTGTGTCAGAGCCACGCTTGCACTCCCCCATGTACTTTCTGCTGGGCAACCTCTCCTTCATTGACGTGTCTCTGGCCTCATTTGCCACTCCCAAAATGATTGCAGATTTCTTCAGGGAGCCCAAAGTCATCTCTTTTGAAGGCTGCATCACCCAGATATTCTTCTTGCATCTCTTAGGGGGTGCTGAAATTGTGCTGCTGATAGCCATGTCTTTTGATAGGTATGTGGCTATCTGTAAGCCTTTACGCTATTTAACCATCATGAACCGGAGAATGTGCCTTGGTCTTGTGACACTCTCCTGGATTGTCGGCATCTTCCATGCTATGAGTCAGCTAGCATTTACTGTGAATCTGCCCTTCTGTGGGCCCAATGAAGTGGACAGTTTCTTTTGTGATCTTCCCTTAGTGATTAAACTTGCCTGTGTAGACACATACATTCTCGGAGTGTTCATGATCTCAACCAGCGGCATGATTGCCCTAGTGTGCTTCATTCTCTTGGTGATTTCCTACTCTGTCATCCTGATCACTGTTAGGCAACGTTCTTCTGGTGGGTCCTCCAAAGCTCTCTCCACCTGCAGTGCCCACTTCACTGTTGTGACCCTTTTCTTTGGCCCATGCATTTTCATTTACGTGTGGCCTTTCACAAATTTCCCAATAGACAAAGTTCTCTCAGTATTTTATAccattttcactcccctcttaAATCCAGTCATCTATACCCTTAGAAATAAGGATGTCAAGGATTCCATGAGAAAACTTAGCAGCCGTGTCTTTAAGTCTAGCAAGACTGATCATACCCCTTGA